The Aeoliella mucimassa genome includes the window CTCCGGCAGGCGCCGGATCGTGCCAGGCACGACTGGCTCGTGGGTGTTAGCGCTATGGATGGCTGCGTAGCAAAGTGCGAGGCCGCGCAGGTTTTGTCGTGCGTGATTCTCGGGCGTGCGCTGCTGCTCGATGGCTAGCAGTAGTTCGCCCATGGTGCCGTGGAATCCATCGTTGAACCACTGCCCTTCGGTAACGGGACGCCACTCCCCGAGGGAGTTCGCAACGATCACCTGTTGGTGGTTGTCGTCGATGCCCTCGGAACGGACGTTGCCGGTGGCCCCGAGCACGTAGGTAGTATCGAGGCTCTTGCCGGGGTTGCAGCCGTCGAACACAAGCGTCGCCTGGGCGTGCTCGTACTCTACCAGCACCTGCCCTAGCAGTGGAGTTTGCACCTGCTGCTCGGTGCTGCAGGCCACCGACGCAAACACTCGCACCGGACCTTCGTCCCCCATCAGCGTGGCCAGCATGTCGAACCAGTGGATCGCGTAGTCGTAGAGCACCAAGTGAGGAATCTGCTCGAACGGGCTTCCTTTCACCCAACCATGATTCCAATGAATCGCAAAGTGCACCGCGACGACGGGACCGATCCACCCCGTGCGGACCACTTGCCGGATGTAGCTGAAGTGCGGAGCCCAGCGGGCGTTCTGGTTCACCGCGAGTTGCAAGCCATGCTCGTCGGCAATCTGGGCGAGTCGTTCCCCCGCGTCGAGATCGGTGACAAACGGCTTCTGGCTGAGCACGTGCTTGCCGGCCCGCAAGGCGGATTCCATCAACGGCACCCGCTCACTTGGGTGGGTCGCAATATCGACCACCTCGATATCCGGATTCGCGAGCAGGTCTTCCAGGCAGTCGTAAACGATCGCCTGAGGAAAAAATTGGTCACGGCGATCCGTCGCCCGGGAGCGGTCGATGTCGAAGAATCCGCGAACTGGATAACCAGCGTCACAATACGCCTGCAAGTGGTGCCGGGTGATGCCGCCGCAGCCGACGAGTGCGATTCCAGGCCGATAACACTGCGGATCCTGGGGTCGATAGGGCAACTGCAGTGCTTCGAGCGGACTGGCGGCTGCCGATTGAGGAGGTGTTTTGGAGGAATCGCACATGGTTTTACGTGTGAAATTGCGCAAAAGCTGCAAATCGCAGAGGCTGGCTAATGATTCGGCGGTTTTCCACGGAGACCGGTAGGGCGTTTCCAAATGGGCCCATAACGGATATACATGGTTGTTTGATCCTCGCCGGACGGATTGGTCGCACGACACCAGCCGGCACTCCCGCAATCGTAACCGTTGAAATCGAAATGGCGAAAGACACCAAGGCGGAATCCGACAAGAAGAAGCGCATCCTTTTGGTGGATGACGACGCCGAAATCATAGAATCGCTGCGTCTGGCCCTGCAGGCCAAGGGGCACGAGATCTTGGTCGCCCGCGATGGCAACCAAGGCTTGGCCATCACCGAGCGCGAAGATCCCGACCTGGTGATCCTCGACATGATGATGCCGAAGCGGAGTGGTTTCCTGGTGCTCGAGAAGCTTCGCCGCACCCGCGAAAACCCGCCTCGCATCATTATGATCACGGCCAACGAAGGCAGTCGCCATAAGGCTTATGCCGAGATGCTGGGTGTCGACGACTACATCCGCAAACCGTTCCCCATGGATCGGCTGATGGCCAGCGTCGATCGTCTGCTCGGGCTGTAGCCCTGGCTGCTGAGGCCGACGCACTCGTACTTGTAGCTTTCCCGCTCGTCGGGACGAACCAGTAAGTGGAGACGAACCGTGCCTCAGACCAAAGCCCCTGTATCCACTTCTCAGTCGCTTTGCGAAGCGGTTGCCTTCGAGACCGAACTGGGCTGGATGGCCGTCGGCGTGACGAACGACCGCTTATCACGCGTGATCTTCGGGCAACCGACGTTCGATGCGTTGATGGAGGTGGTATCTGCCGAGCGCATGCAACTGGTCGACCAGGACGAGCTCAGCGACTGGGTGGGCGATCTCTGTTGCCGGCTACGCTCGTTTGCCGCTGGTGAGTCTTGCGACTTTGCCGACATTCCGGTCGACACCGACCACCTCACGAGCTTCGGCCAAGCGGTGGTCGATGCCTGCCGTGCGTTGAGCTGGGGCGAGACCCTCTCGTACGCCGAACTGGCCGCCAAGGCTGGCAGCCCCGGTGCAGCACGGGCGGTTGGCAACGTGATGGCCAATAACCGGCTTCCACTGGTGGTACCTTGCCACCGCGTGCTCGGATCGGGCGGGCACCTGGGAGGCTACTCCGCTCCCGGCGGACTCGTGACCAAGCGCCGCCTGCTCGATGCGGAAGCAGTCGCATAGTTCGATTGCGGAAAGTAAACAGCGGCTCGTTGCGCGTGAGTCTCAGGGAAATCGATCGTCCCGTGAGCACACCGACCGATAACTCCCCGCTAAGCGGCTTCTAACTCTCGACGATTCTCCGCCCAGTAGATCCACTTCTTCACGCGTGCGAGGTCGGGTGCTTCGCCATTGCGAAGAGCACGGGCTCCTTCGGGCGTGGCGAGGTACGACTTGGCGAACTCCAGCAGGTCGCTGGCTTTCGCCGAGGCAATTCCCTCGGGCGTCGTGAATCCACAGCCGACGATCACCTGCACGTCGCGAGCCAGAAGCTCGGGCACTCGGCACATCAGTTGAGCCTGGTGTTGCCAGGTCACCAATGTTTCGGCGTTGATATGGCGAACGTCGAGCGATTCGGCCAAGGCATCGCAGTCGGCCGACAACAGGTCGGCAACCGTCTGCACGCCCACCTTCTGCAAGCGTTTCGCGGTCTTGGGACCGATGCTAGGAGCATCGACCACCGGGCTCTTGCGCGACAATCGGAATCGCAGCGGCCGCTCTTTGCGACTCGGAACCGCGCGGCGCGTGCCGTTGGTCGAACTGCGTCGCCGCCCGTTCGGTGCGGGTGCTTGGCTGACCTTTCGCGTGGTGCCATTGGCCGTGCGACTCGCATAGGGAGTGCTGGCCCAACGTGCGCGGGTGCTACCCGCGTTCGCAATCCAACGAGACACTTGGCGAAGGCCCATGCCTTGCCGCGACCGATAGCGCACGCCCCGCGGGCTGGCCAGGTACTCTTCCATCGCTTCGTGTAGCTCTTCCGCATCGGCGTCGGCCAGTTGCTGCAGATTGCGAACCCCAGCGCTGGTGAGCAACTGGGCGTCGTGCAACGTGAGATCGGGTACGTACACCAGCATCGCCACGTGTGTTTGCCACAGCTCGACGATCGAACCAGAGATCCCCGTGCGATCCAAGGCGTGCGACACGTCGTCGGCATCGGCGTCGAGCAGGTCGCGAATCTCGTGAATTCCGATCGCACTGAAGAGCTGCTTGGTGTCTTCGCCAAACACGGCAAACCGGTCGATGGAGTCGTCCAGCGACAGCGCACAACCGTTGTCCTCTTGATCCTCTTCTACTTCGATCGGCGTGGTAATGGTCTTCGCCTGAAACGCCCGCAGGCCGGTGGTCACCGGTTCACTGGTAGAGGGAGTTTGCGGACCACCAACGGTCAGGATGGCTTGCCCCGTCGAGCGGAGTCGATCGACCACCGCGGTCGACGAGGTGGAGACCAGCACCTGATGCCCTGCACGACCGAGGTCCTGCAGCACCAATGCCAGGATCGCCGATTCCGCTGCGGGGAGTTCGGCAAAGGGATCGGCCACCACCAGCGGCAGGCGGAGCCCCCACTGGGCAACACCGGCCACGGCGGCCAGCTGCAGGCTGATCGATAGCAACCGGCGGTCGACTTCGTTCAGATCCGACTGCCGAATGGTGCTGCCGTGACGATTCAGCACGGTGGCCTGCCGGCCACCTTCGGCGAGACGAACTTCACGCAACCGTCCATCGCTGAGCTTGGCCAGAATGTCCGAGGCCCGCCAAGGTGCGACCGAGTAACCGATGGTCGACGCCGAACGCGGGGCGTGAGTTTCGATTCGCCGAGTAACTTCGTCCAAATCCTGACGCAGTTGCACCAGGTTGGCATCGTTCATCAGTTCCGCACGCTCATGATGCAAGCGATCACGGCGCGACAACAGGGAGTGGATGTGGCGGTCGGCTTCCTCCAACTCCCCGGTCAGATCGCCCCGCTGATTCTCCAGATCTTCGCGCAACCGCTGCCAGTCCTTAGGCAACGCTTGCACGTCGAGACCCTCGACCTTGTTGCGTGCCCGCGAAGTCCGCATCCGCGATTGCCGACGATCGAGCAGGTGATCGATCGTCGCCCGCAGTTCCTGTTGCGAACGCTCGAGATGCGCGGCTTCGAGCTTCAGTTGGTCCATGGCTACCGCAGCTTCGTACTGCTCGACCAGCCCGGCCAGTTTCTCGATCTGCTGGCCCAGCGTATCGACCAACGGATGCAGCCGGGCGTGCGTATGGCGGCACAGGCAGGCGTGTGAATCGCTCGGCCGAGCGTAGCGGGCGACCTCGCTATCGAGATCTGCCACCAGGCGGTGGGCCACCATGATCGCCGCCCGCTGGTCGGCCAACGGCAACAGCGGCGACGAATCATCGGGATGCCGCTGCGAGAGCTGCTGACGAATCTGGGCTTCGCGAGCTTCAAGCTCGGCCAGGGCGCGACGCCACTTGGCAATCTCCTCGTCGAGATCGGCCAGTAGCGACTGTTGATCTTGATGGTACGCCTCGTCGGCGGTGCGCCCTACGAACTCCGAGAGTTCGTGGTATCTCAGTTGGGTTTCCAGTTCGGCCAGGCGGGCGAGTACTTCGTCGAGTTCGTGCTGGCATTCCGCATGGCGATGCTGGGCAGCATCGTACTCCAGGCTTAACTCGCTGATGGCCGCCTCGAGGGCCTCGCTGCTGCGCCGTTTTTCGGCAAGCAAGAGTTCAATCTGATGCGACAACCGATCGCGCGTGGTGAACAAGTCGCTCGCATCGTGGGGGATGTCACGACTCTCCACGTGCTCGGGATGCACCCGCTCGATCCGATGCAGCTCGGTGGCTAGTGATTCGGAAAGCAACCACTGCAGTTGATCGTCGTCGCTTCGTCGCAGCACCAACAAGCGAGCAGCCACTTCAGGCGACAAGCCCTTGAGCAACTGCCTAGCGGTCCCGGGCTGGGCATGATGACCTTCGAGCGGGGCCACGGTGAGCCGAGGCTCGGTGTAAGTGCCGCGATTCGCACGGTCGGCGTGACGCTCCATACGGAAACGTCCCAGACTACTATCCACGTCGACATAGCCTGGGTGATCGTGCACGATGGCATCGCGATCGCAAACACGTGCACCGTACAGCACATGGCCGACGAGATCGGCGAGCTGACGGGCCAGGAGCGGTTGGCGCGCGTCGACCACGTTCAGTCCGTTGGTCAGGTCGAGCGCAATACGGGGGTCTTGGCCTTCGTAACGATCGAAGGCGAGGTGTTGGATCTTCATCGCCGGGCTTTTCCTTAAATCCCAATCGGGCCCTTGCATCCATGCGGGGGTAGTGGCCAACTCGGTTCGCAAGACGAACATCGAGTCGCGCCAGCGGGGCGGCGGCACCAAGGGGGAGAGTGCCTTTTTGGTTAGGGTATCCGAAGCTACCCAAAATCGATGATTTCAACAACGTCGATTGGTCGATCCGTCACCAGGAATAGTGATTGCCAACACCCGCAAACACCTCCCACATTTACGCTTGCACCGCCGAGCGGTACGCATATTGCACTGCTTAATCCGTGTTTGCTAGCTGTATAAAAAATTGCAAAATTACCGTGTTTATGGTTTGTCCAGCGACAAGCTGCCCGGATAATACCCCCGTCGTGCGCAGTTTCTGTGCAGTCGGGAGAGATTGATCGCTTTCGCCACTCGTCTTCCTTCGCAAAACAGACGCCCTATTCGATGAATTACGCCCCTGCTGGCTACGACGAAATGTTCTGTTCCGAGGGCACTCCCCGCGATTCCTGTCGGGAGTTCGTCGCTCGATTGCAAGAAATCCCCGAACAAGAGCTCACCGATCGCCAACAGGCGGCGGAGCTAAACCTCGTAAACATGGGCATCACGTTCAACGTGTATGGTCATGAGGATGGCACCGAGAAGGTGTGGCCGTTCGATCTACTACCGCGGATCATCGATGCCGACGAGTGGAAGCGGGTGGAACAAGGGCTGAAACAGCGAATCCATGCCCTAAATCTTTTTGTATCCGACATTTACAACGATCAGAAGATCCTCAAAGACGGGGTGGTTCCCAAAGAACTGTTGGAGTCGGCGAAGACCATCCGCCCGCAAATGCAGGGCTTCACCCCTACCGAGGGCGTGTGGTGCCACATTTCGGGTGTCGATCTGATTCGCCACGACGATGGCACGATCTACGTGCTCGAAGATAACCTTCGCTGCCCTTCTGGCGTTTCGTACGTGCTCGAAAACCGCGAAGTGATGAAGCGGGCTTTCTCGCAGGTGTTCGAAGGCATGTCGGTAGTGCCGGTGGAAGAGTATCCCGAACAACTGCTGCAAACCCTGCTCGAATGCGCTCCGGCCCATGCGGTGGAGCCCACCGCCGTGGTGCTGACGCCTGGCGTGTACAATTCGGCCTACTTCGAACACACGTTCCTCGCCCAACAAATGGGTGTCGAGCTGGTTCAAGGCTCCGACCTGGTGGTCGACAACGGCTTTGTGTACATGCGGACCACCCACGGGGTGCAGCGTGTCGACGTGATTTACCGCCGGATCGACGACGATTTCCTCGATCCCACCTGTTTCCGCAAAGACTCCTGCTTGGGAGTTCCCGGACTGATCGACGCCTACCGTCGCGGCAACGTGACCCTGGCAAATGCCCCTGGAACCGGGGTGGCCGACGACAAAGCGGTGTACGCCTACGTGCCGCAGATCATTAAGTACTACCTTGGTGAGGATGCCATCCTGTCGAACGTGCCGACCTACTTGTGTTCCGACGACATGCAACGCGAACACGTGATTGCCAATCTCGACAAGCTGGTGGTCAAGCCAACCAACGAGTCGGGCGGATACGGCATTTTGATGGGCCCTCAGGCTTCGGCCTCGGAACGGGCCAAGTACGTCGACCTTATTCGCTCCAACCCGCGAAACTACGTCGCACAACCAATGCTACAGCTCTCGACGGTTCCCACGCTGGTGGACAACCAACTGGAGCCCAGGCACGTCGACCTTCGGCCGTTCGTGCTGTGTGGCAAAGACATTTACGTGATGCCGGGCGGGTTGACCCGTGTCGCGCTAGTTCGAGGCTCCATGGTCGTCAACTCGTCGCAGGGCGGTGGCAGTAAGGACACATGGGTTCTGCGGACTGATGAAGCGCATCAATTGTCCATGAATCATGCAGCCGCCTATGGGGGCGAGCATGCTTAGTCGGGTCGCAGAGGCAGTTTATTGGATGGCACGTTACATCGAGCGTGCCGAAAACGTAGCGCGGTTTATCGATGTCAACTACAACCTCACGCTGGGCGAAGGCTCTGCCCTGGGGCATCAATGGGCACCGCTCATTTATACCACCGGCGACGAAGCCTTGTTCGAGGAACTGTATGGTCAGCCAACTCGGCAGAGCGTGCTGCAGTTTCTTACCTACGACCAGCGTAACCCCAACTCGATTATCTCGTGCGTGAACAACGCCCGTGAGAACGCCCGCAGCGTGCGCGACACGATCACGGTGCCGATGTGGCAACAGATTAATACGTTTTACCTGCTAGTCCGCTCGGCCGCCCGACAAGGGCAACCGCTATCGGATCCCAATGATTTCTGCGACGCGGTGAAGATCGCCAGCCACACCTTGCTGGGGCTGACCGACGCAACGATGTCGCAAAACGAGGCTTGGCACTTTGGCCGCATGGGCATGCTCATGGAGCGTGCCGATAAAACGTCGCGCATTGTCGACGTTCAGTATTACCTGTTGTTACCCACCGCCGAGGAGATAGGCGGTTCGCTTGATGTCGTCCGGTGGTCCGCATTGTTACGGTCGGCCAGCGCGCTAACCATGTATCGTAAACTCTACGGCCGCATAACCCCTACAAACGTCGCCCGCTTCCTGATTCTGGATGCCGAGTTCCCCCGGGCCATGCACTTCTGCCTGGTACGTGCTCAGCACTCCCTTTGTCAGATAACGGGTAGTCCGATGGGAACTTTCAGATTTCAGTCGGAACAGCGTATGGGCCGACTAAGAATGGAACTAGACTACACCAGCATCGATGACATCATTCGCGAAGGAATGCACGAATATATCGACCGTTTTCAATCACAACTGAACGGCTTGGGCTCTGCGATTCACGACGATTTCTTTCGCTTGCACACCGAATCAGCGGAACCAACGCAAACGCAAAGTCAATCGACCTCGTGAGTCTTGGAAACCTGGAAAGATCAGCGCTCTCATAACGATCTCGCGCGCGGTGCTTCGCACCCTGCGTTGGATCAAAGCATACTGAGAAACGATCTTTTCTAGGTTTCTCGATTGCGCTCAAGTTCCACCCCCGATAGAGCATTCATGAGCATCCGCGTCGCGTTAAATCATAAGACCGTCTACCACTACGACCGTCGCATCAATCTAGGCCCGCAAGTCATCCGACTCCGCCCGGCGGTGCATAGTCGTACCCCGATCGAGAGCTATTCGCTGAAGGTCACCCCCGAAGACCACTTTCTGAACTGGCAACAAGACCCGTTCGGAAACTACCTGGCGCGGTGCGTCTTCCCCAATTCGGTGGAAGAGCTGAGCATTGAGATCGATTTGGTCGCCAACCTGGCTTCCATCAATCCCTTCGATTTCTTCCTCGAACCCGATGCCGAGAAGTATCCCTTCGAGTACCCCACCGAGGTGCTCGGCGACCTGAAGCCCTACTTCAACCAGGGTCCGGCGGGGGCAAAGTTCCACGAACTGCTGGCCTCGATCGATCGCACCCCGCGTAAGACGATCGACTTCCTGGTGGAACTCAATCAACGCCTCCAAAACGACATCGACTATTTGGTTCGTATGGAACCAGGTGTGCAAACGCCCGAAGAAACCCTGACGCTCGGTAGCGGGTCGTGCCGCGACTCGGCTTGGTTGCTCGCTCAAACCTTGCGTCACCTTGGTTTTGCCACGAGATTCGTCTCGGGCTACTTGATTCAACTGGTCGCCGACCTGAAACCGCTGGAAGGCCCCGAAGGTCCCGAGGCCGACTTCACCGACTTGCACGCCTGGACCGAAGTCTATCTGCCTGGCGCAGGCTGGGTGGGTCTCGACCCGACTTCGGGCTTGCTGACCGGCGAGGGACACATTCCGCTGGCCTGCACCCCGCACCCCACTTCCGCGGCTCCGATCACCGGTGCCCTCGGTAAGTGCGAGGTGACGTTTGATTTCGACATGTCGATCAAACGGATTCACGAGGATCCTCGTGTCACCAAGCCTTACACCGAAGAGCAATGGCAGAAGATCGAAGCGTTAGGTCACGAAGTCGATCGCCATCTTCACGACGCCGACGTACGACTCACCATGGGTGGCGAGCCTACGTTCGTATCGATTGACGATATGGATGGCGACGAGTGGCAAACCGCGGCGGTTGGTCCTACGAAAGAGAAGCTCGCCGGCGAAATGCTGCTGCGACTCCGTAACCGCTTCGGAAGCCAAGGCCTGCTGCACCATGGTCAGGGCAAATGGTACCCTGGCGAATCGCTCCCCCGCTGGGCGATGCACTGCTATTGGCGAGTGGATGGCGAACCGATCTGGAAGAACCAGGAGTTGTTTGCCCGCACCGATACCGACTACGGTCACACGTTCGACGACGCGCAGCTGTTCGCCCGCACGCTAGCCGAGCGACTTTCGGTGAACGTGGAACACGCGGTGCCCGGCTACGAAGACGCCATGTACTACGCCTGGCGCGAGCGACGACTGCCAGCCAACGTTGACCTGCGAGATTCGAAGCTCGAAGAAATCGAAGAGCGCGAGCGTTTCGCCCGCGTCTACGAGCAAGGCCTCACCACTCCGGTCGGCATGGTGCTACCGCTGCAGTACTGCTGGTGGGATCCCACACCTGCCTGGCGAAGCGGCGAATGGGTTGTTCGTTCGGCGGATATGTTCCTGATTCCCGGCGACTCGCCGATGGGCTTCCGGTTGCCCCTGCAGTCGCTGATGTACGAAGACGAAAAAGAGTACCCCACCAAGTACTTCGAGGCCGACCCCATGGTCGCCCGCCCTGCCCTGCCCAAGCACACCGAGTTTGCCGAGTCGACCTGGCGCGGCAATTCCACGGTGCTCAGCCGCTTCCCACAACAAGCCGCACGCCGGCAAACGCCGGTGCAGCAATACGCGGGCGTCGGCGCCCGAGGTGGTGCTGCTGGCGGTGGTGCTGGTCGCCATGGCGAGGGCAACGGTTCCGGCCAACCACACGATTGGCAAAACAATCCGTCGAGCAGCACTCCTGACGAGTCGTTGGTGTATCGGGCCGATATCCGCTACGACGATCCGGACAACGTGGTACGCACCGCTCTGTGTGTAGAACCTCGTAAGGGCCGACTGCATGTGTTCATGCCGCCGATTGATCGCATCGAAGTGTTTCTCGAATTGATCACGGCCATCGAAGACACCAGCGAGAAACTTGAGATGCCGGTGGTGCTCGAGGGTTACTTGCCGCCGCATGACGCGCGGATCCAGCACATCAAGGTCACCCCTGATCCAGGTGTGATCGAAGTGAATGTTCATCCGGCGAACGACTGGACCGAACTGGTCGACATCACCACCGGCGTGTACGAAGACGCCCGTCAAACCCGCTTGGGCACCGAGAAGTTCGACCTCGATGGCTCCCACACCGGCACCGGTGGCGGCAACCACGTGGTGCTCGGTGGCCCCACGCCGGCCGACAGTCCCTGGCTGCGTCGTCCCGACTTGCTCAAGAGCTTCGTCGCGTTCTGGCACAACCACCCGTCGCTGTCTTACCTGTTCTCAGGTAAGTTCATCGGCCCCACGAGCCAGGCCCCCCGCGTGGACGAAACCCGCTCGGATGCGATTTACGAACTCAACATTGCGTTCGAACAAGTGAAATCGGGCGAGACGATGCCGCCGTGGATGGTGGACCGTGTGTTCCGTCACCTGTTGGTCGACGGCACCGGCAACACCCACCGCTCCGAGTTCTGCATCGACAAGCTGTTCTCTCCCGACTCGACCTCGGGACGCTTGGGACTCGTTGAGTTCCGCGCGTTCGAGATGCCGCCCCACGCCCGCATGAGCCTTACTCAGCAACTGCTCATTCGCGCGCTGGTTGCTCGCTTCTGGGAGAAGCCTTACACGCACGAAATGGTGAGCTGGAATACCACGATTCACGACCGCTGGATGTTGCCGCACTTCATTTGGCAAGACTTCTGCGACGTGATCGACGAGATGAACCAAGCAGGCTTCCCGATCGAATCTGATTGGTTCGACTCGCACTTGGAGTTCCGCTATCCCTACATCGGTTCGTTCACCCAACGCGGCGTCGACATCGAGATTCGTCGCGCGATGGAACCTTGGTACGTGCTCGGCGAAGAACCTGGCGGCGGTTACACCGCTCGTTACGTCGACTCGTCGGTTGAGCGTATCCAGGTGAAGGTGCAAGGGCTTACCGATCCGCGATACATCCTGACCTGCAACGGCCGCACGGTTCCGCTTCACCCAACCGGCACCGAAGGCGAGGCGATTGCGGGAGTCCGTTTCCGCGCTTGGCAGCCCCCGAGCTGCCTGCACCCGACGCTCGGCGTCGACGGCCCCCTGGTGTTCGACCTGTACGACGAGTGGCTCGGCCGCTCGATCGGCGGTTGCCAGTACCATGTGGGACACCCTGGTGGCTTGAATCCAGCGACATTCCCGGTAAATGCGTTAGAAGCTGAGAGCCGCCGGGCGACTCGATTCTTCGCCTTTGGGCATACCCCCGGCCCTGCTACAATAAAGCCTTCGTCGCCGAGCAGGGAATTTCCGTTGACCCTCGACTTGCGACGTGGACGAAACTAATCCGCACCAGCCGGCGCGGCCCAAAACAATGCAGAGTCAACAACAGTCCATGGCGGGACCTCAACCAGCCGCAGTACCCACTGCGAGTGGCCGGGGCGGTCTGTTTGCAGGCTACCAGCCTCACGCGGGCCGGCACGATGAGCTGTTATTAGCGTCCGGCGAGGTCCGCCCCACCTGGGCGAAGTTCTGCTCGCTCATCAATCCACTGGCCAGCGGCGAATTCACCAAGCGTTGGAATCACTCGCAACGCCTGATTTACGAGAACGGCATCTCATACAGTGCGTATGGCGATCTCGACACCAGCGCTCGCCCTTGGGACCTGGATGCCCTGCCGCTACTGCTCGACGAACCAGAGTGGCAACAAGTCTCGGCCGGCATCGCCCAACGTGCGTTGGTGCTGCAGCTAACGTTGGCCGATCTGCTTGGTCCACAGCGGCTGCTATCCGAAGGGGTGCTCCCCCCTGGCATGTTGTTTGGCCACACCGGCTTCCGTTTGCCATTCCACGGCCAGGCGCCTCCCAACGGTTCGTTCCTCCCCTTCTACGCGGTCGATCTAGGGCGTGCCCCTGATGGCCGATGGTGGGTGATGGCCGACCGCACCGAAGCCCCCTCGGGCATGGGCTTTGCTTTGGAGAATCGGGTGGTGATTTCTCGAATGCTGCCCGAGGCATTCCGCGGCTGCAATGTCGAACGCCTGGCTCCGTTTTTCATCAAGTTCAAAGAGAAACTGCAATCGCTAGCTCCGCACGAGCGCGAGAATCCACGCATCGCTGTCTACACTCGCGGTCCGCAGCACGAGAATTACTTCGAAGATGCTTACCTCGCCCGCTACCTCGGTTACAACCTGGTAGAAGGGGACGATCTGGCGGTACGGGACAACACAGTATGGCTTAAGACACTCGACGGGCTGCGTCGCATCGATGTGTTGCTTCGCCGGCCAAACAGCCAATCGTGCGATCCACTGGAGTTCAGCGACGAATCGCAACTCGGCGTCGCCGGGCTGTTGCATTCCGCCCGTAGCGGCGAAGTGGCTGTCGTCAATCCACTCGGCAGCGGGCTGGTGGAGTCGCCGGTGTTCATGGCCTTTTTGCCCCGGCTTTGCAGTTTCTTACTCAAGCAAGACCTGCAACTTCCTGGCGTCGCAAGCTGGTGGTGTGGTGAACCTTCGTCGCTCGACCGCGTGCTGGCCAACCTCGATCAATACGTGGTGATTTCAGCATTTCGCACTCGTGGCAATGGTCACGGGCAGGAACGAGAGTTCAACCAACTCCCCATCGAGAAGCGCCGAGAGCTGATCAAGGCGAATCCCACAAAGTACGTCGCTCAGGAGAAGTTGCAGCTTTCGACTACCCCCACATGGGAAGCAGGAACCGCAAAGCCAGCTCACTTGGTACTACGGACGTTCGCCATCGAGAGCGACAACAACTACCAGGTGCTGCCTGGTGGACTGGCACGCACATCGGCACCAACCGGCGACGGTTTGCTGCCCGTTCCCACTTCGCACGGCAGCAAAGATGCCTGGGTACAGTGCAGCCAACCGGTCGAACAAGTATCGCTGCTGGCAACCCGCGAAGAGCCGGTAGTGATTCGCCGCACCACGGCCGACCTGCCGAGTCGTGTGGCCGACAACATTTACTGGCTGGGTCGGTACATCGAGCGAATCGATGCTGCTGCTCGCCAGCTGCGAACGTTCATTTTGCGGCTCACCAGCGAATCGTCGGTCGGCTCCGACACCACCGCCCGGCTTCTGCTTCGCTCGCTTGCCGCCCAGGGACAAATCGAGCCAGGCTTCGCTCTCGACGACATTCGTCGGCGATTGCCCGATATCGAAACCGCCCTTCCCCGTCAGGTATTCGATCGCCAGCAACCAGGTTCGTTGAGGACTCAGGTCGATAGCAT containing:
- a CDS encoding Gfo/Idh/MocA family protein, with the protein product MCDSSKTPPQSAAASPLEALQLPYRPQDPQCYRPGIALVGCGGITRHHLQAYCDAGYPVRGFFDIDRSRATDRRDQFFPQAIVYDCLEDLLANPDIEVVDIATHPSERVPLMESALRAGKHVLSQKPFVTDLDAGERLAQIADEHGLQLAVNQNARWAPHFSYIRQVVRTGWIGPVVAVHFAIHWNHGWVKGSPFEQIPHLVLYDYAIHWFDMLATLMGDEGPVRVFASVACSTEQQVQTPLLGQVLVEYEHAQATLVFDGCNPGKSLDTTYVLGATGNVRSEGIDDNHQQVIVANSLGEWRPVTEGQWFNDGFHGTMGELLLAIEQQRTPENHARQNLRGLALCYAAIHSANTHEPVVPGTIRRLPE
- a CDS encoding response regulator transcription factor yields the protein MAKDTKAESDKKKRILLVDDDAEIIESLRLALQAKGHEILVARDGNQGLAITEREDPDLVILDMMMPKRSGFLVLEKLRRTRENPPRIIMITANEGSRHKAYAEMLGVDDYIRKPFPMDRLMASVDRLLGL
- a CDS encoding methylated-DNA--[protein]-cysteine S-methyltransferase — encoded protein: MPQTKAPVSTSQSLCEAVAFETELGWMAVGVTNDRLSRVIFGQPTFDALMEVVSAERMQLVDQDELSDWVGDLCCRLRSFAAGESCDFADIPVDTDHLTSFGQAVVDACRALSWGETLSYAELAAKAGSPGAARAVGNVMANNRLPLVVPCHRVLGSGGHLGGYSAPGGLVTKRRLLDAEAVA
- a CDS encoding DUF4332 domain-containing protein, which gives rise to MKIQHLAFDRYEGQDPRIALDLTNGLNVVDARQPLLARQLADLVGHVLYGARVCDRDAIVHDHPGYVDVDSSLGRFRMERHADRANRGTYTEPRLTVAPLEGHHAQPGTARQLLKGLSPEVAARLLVLRRSDDDQLQWLLSESLATELHRIERVHPEHVESRDIPHDASDLFTTRDRLSHQIELLLAEKRRSSEALEAAISELSLEYDAAQHRHAECQHELDEVLARLAELETQLRYHELSEFVGRTADEAYHQDQQSLLADLDEEIAKWRRALAELEAREAQIRQQLSQRHPDDSSPLLPLADQRAAIMVAHRLVADLDSEVARYARPSDSHACLCRHTHARLHPLVDTLGQQIEKLAGLVEQYEAAVAMDQLKLEAAHLERSQQELRATIDHLLDRRQSRMRTSRARNKVEGLDVQALPKDWQRLREDLENQRGDLTGELEEADRHIHSLLSRRDRLHHERAELMNDANLVQLRQDLDEVTRRIETHAPRSASTIGYSVAPWRASDILAKLSDGRLREVRLAEGGRQATVLNRHGSTIRQSDLNEVDRRLLSISLQLAAVAGVAQWGLRLPLVVADPFAELPAAESAILALVLQDLGRAGHQVLVSTSSTAVVDRLRSTGQAILTVGGPQTPSTSEPVTTGLRAFQAKTITTPIEVEEDQEDNGCALSLDDSIDRFAVFGEDTKQLFSAIGIHEIRDLLDADADDVSHALDRTGISGSIVELWQTHVAMLVYVPDLTLHDAQLLTSAGVRNLQQLADADAEELHEAMEEYLASPRGVRYRSRQGMGLRQVSRWIANAGSTRARWASTPYASRTANGTTRKVSQAPAPNGRRRSSTNGTRRAVPSRKERPLRFRLSRKSPVVDAPSIGPKTAKRLQKVGVQTVADLLSADCDALAESLDVRHINAETLVTWQHQAQLMCRVPELLARDVQVIVGCGFTTPEGIASAKASDLLEFAKSYLATPEGARALRNGEAPDLARVKKWIYWAENRRELEAA